A genomic segment from Rhizoctonia solani chromosome 11, complete sequence encodes:
- a CDS encoding Retrotransposon-derived protein PEG10 translates to MPHSYNGTHSWPPSQAAPLLIKDSWDPNFRQPPLSLAKSASNKSPPLMGTTNPSYHIKQTLLEQNEINQEVCTNVENISQTVNVVKDGLAQLQLTWGPHTPEDQKPPAVEETPWAAPKAKPIGKALPFLGAPAPIISTGAPRRKPLTLFNPYPSSSFPSGPAPAAPTAPPAAPQATPAPPPAPSTVKVDHPDAFKGKIGLEAKQWLTRMLAWVCLNQRQFPLDLEVLSFLLMNMTEAAGAWAHPHLDQLGSHRALIQTVDEFKIEFLAAFGNPDATRAVERKITLTQTSTCAKYITKFRTLQMELNWNNAALRSQFARGLHWEVQRQIATRERQPCTLRELQDASLIIDNALRKERASHPQQGSKPGKTSNTPNQGANTGQQATKTSPLSSNPNYVLEEERNCRHAEGLCIKCGKPGHRFAKCQTRWKATPKEDKGKAKETAKLGKDSEYQLGKE, encoded by the coding sequence ATGCCCCACTCATACAATGGCAcccattcctggccaccctCTCAAGCTGCTCCCCTGTTGATCAAGGACAGTTGGGACCCAAAtttccgccagcctcccctgagcttggcaaaaTCAGCCTCAAACAAGTCACCGCCTCTTATGGGGACTACAAACCCAAGTTACCACATCAAGCAgaccctcttggaacaaaATGAAATTAATCAAGAGGTTTGCACCAACGTTGAGAACATCTCCCAGACagtcaatgttgtcaaggatgggcttgcccagctACAGCTCACTTGGGGTCCCCACACCCCTgaagatcaaaaaccccctgcAGTtgaggaaaccccctgggctgcgcccaaagccaagcctattggcaaggctctacccttccttggggccccagcccccatcatctcTACAGGGGCCCCCAGGCGCAAACCCCTCACCCTTTTCAACCCTTACCCCTCCTCATCCTTCCCTTCaggaccggctccagcagccccTACAGCACCTCCAGCAGCGCCCCAAGCCACTCCGGCAccgcctccagccccctctACCGTAaaggtggaccacccagatgccttcaaaggcaagattggcttggaggccaaacaatggctaaCACGGATGTTAGCTTGGGTTTGCCTAAACCAGAGGCAGTTCCCCTTGGACCTGGAGGTCTTGAGCTTCCTGTTGATGAACATGACGGAAGcagctggggcctgggcccatccccatctggaccaactagggtcccaccgCGCGCTCATCCAAACCGTGGATGAGTTTAAAATTGAATTCCTGGCCGcctttggcaacccagatgcTACCAGAGCAGTGGAAAGAAAAATAACCCTCACTCAGACCAGCACTTGTGCCAAATATATCACTAAGTTCcgcacgctgcaaatggaactcAATTGGAACAATGCTGCACTCCGCAGCCAATTTGCGCGGGGacttcactgggaggtccaaagACAAATTGCCACAAGGGAGAGGCAACCCTGTACTTTGAGGGAACTCCAAGATGCCtccctcatcattgacaatgcTCTCCGCAAGGAGAGAGCCAGCCACCCACAACAGGGTAGTAAGCCTGGTAAAACCTCCAACACCCCCAACCAGGGGGCAAAtactggccaacaggccaccaaaaccaGCCCCCTCTCTTCCAATCCCAACTATGTCTTGGAGGAGGAACGCAACTGCCGCCATGCAGAAGgtctctgcatcaaatgcggcaaaccAGGGCACAGGTTTGCCAAGTGCCAGACCagatggaaggccaccccaaaggaggataaggggaaagccaaagAAACCGCCAAATTAGGCAAAGACTCagagtaccaattgggaaaagagtaa
- a CDS encoding Retrotransposable element Tf2 protein yields MDISNSCIEVCHVSTASKLSPLFTISIQLKQAEPLEVLIDSGATSSFMHPRTAESLCLPLIDLPTPQTVTMLDGLSPQAGKIWKKATLTFSLDGKQMTKTFLICNTGSHAAILGLKWLDAHNPEIDWNSRTLSFPHTPPEHMVIAKEEEANKNPLEGVPPEYHQYAKVFGEEEFNKLPPHRHYNIGIELTEESPLNSPLYSMMDAKSAMLKDWLRDELKAGKIHPSKSSISSPVMFVPKKDGSRQLVVDYRRLNNRTKKNIYPLPCPSDLMAQLCGAKVFTKLDLRWGYNNVRVKEGDEWKTAFRTKYGLYKSLVMTFGLTNAPAAFQHFMNKLFKDLLDVCVIIYLDDILIYSKDDASHTQHVHKALHCLMENQLFCKVSKCTFHVTSVEYLGIIVSDKGFSLDKLKIQVVQEWPMPTKVKEVQSFLGFANFLRWFVANFSHMARPLHNLVKKDTPWKWDTREQEAFQGLKDAITNALVLCHANPTKPYFLETDASGAALGSILSQQQEDGCLHPLALNENGMLKPQMKWVWGFGLLFASEWENPHKSVEMT; encoded by the exons ATGGACATTAGTAATAGTTGTATAGAAGTCTGTCATGTATCTACTGCTTCCAAATTGTCACCCCTTTTTACCATCTCTATACAACTAAAGCAAGCGGAAccattagaagtcctgattgattcaggcgcaaCATCCTCATTCATGCACCCCCgcaccgcggaatcactctgCCTCCCGCTCATTGATCTCCCCACACCACAAACCgtaactatgcttgatgggttgagcccccaggctggcaaaatctggaagaaggcaactctaaccttctcccttgatggcaaacaaatgaccaagaccttcctcatttgcaatacagggtctcacgctgccatcctgggattgaaatggctagACGCACATAATccggagattgattggaattcACGTActctctcctttccccacacACCTCCAGAACACATGGtcattgccaaagaagaggaagccaataaaaacccccttgaaggagtcccccctgaataccaccaatacgccaaggtatttggggaagaggaattcaacaagcttcctccacacaggcactacaacattgggattgaactcacaGAAGAAAGCCCCTTAAACTCTCCTCTCTATAGCATGATGGATGCCAAATCCGCTATGCTCaaagactggctcagggatgagttgaaggctggcaaaatccacCCAAGCAAATCTTCTATCAGTTCACCcgtgatgtttgtacccaagaaggatggttcccgccaattggttgttgattaccgccgcctcaataaccggacaaaaaagaacaTCTACCCATTACCCTGCCCCAGTGACctaatggcccagctctgtggtgccaaggttttcaccaaactagacctgaggtggggttacaacaacgtccgtgtcaaagaaggtgatgaatggaaaacagctttccgcaccaagtacggcctttacaaatccctggtcatgacctttggcttaaccAATGCTCCTGcagccttccaacacttcatgaacaaactgttcaaggacctGTTAGACGtttgcgtcatcatctatctagatgacatcctaatttactcaaaggatgacgcatctcaCACCCAACACGTCCACAAGGCCTTACATTGTCTGATGgaaaaccaattgttctgcaaggtGTCCAAATGTACATTCCATGTCACTTCTGTGGAATACTTAGGGATAATTGTGTCAGATAAGGGCTTCAGTCTGGACAAGCTAAAGATCCAAGtggtccaagaatggcccatGCCCACTAAAGTCAAAGAGGTGCAGTCTTTCCttggatttgccaactttctCCGTtggtttgttgccaactttagccacatggcaagacccctccacaacctggtcaagaaggacacgccatggaaatgggacactagagaacaagaagcattccaggGACTGAAagatgccatcaccaacgctcTGGTCCTCTGTCACGCCAACCCAACTAAACCAtatttcctggaaacagatgcatccggcgcagccttgggttccatactcagccaacaacaggaagatggTTGCCTACATCCTCTTGCTCTGAATGAAAACGGGATGCTGAAACCTCAGATGAAATGGGTTTGGGGATTTGGGCTACTTTTTGCATCAGAATG GGAAAACCCGCACAAATCAGTAGAGATGACTTGA
- a CDS encoding Transposase family tnp2 gives MLVAPTSSLAAALPSYPLPNSSLFTSGCLSLRSSALTLHLPEPHLLLFSVMTCSKQHCSGSKCFVSLRTICRHLKHGCNRQRQQHSCLVAATNAIIERALNKGCVCLDPNPRPPTRLSRHYGWHEPPRSPPPPALRDRLACPPNDPLAELPWYSPEVAHPDFCHDTFGVGPGPASRSASPQFAPQVPRPPPVDKDDKGAQYTLRNAFPWLDNLNAKEYLVNKFLFQLVHTVDHKLPDHQQLLVQVFNLKVLTDISGISYSKLRRAFPNQLGNLPTESKLQTCIGVISGLRGSGVDCCINLCAAYTGAYANEVICLYCSEPRYQPNPCRPDCCIPRWQFQYIPLVLQLIAYYQNPLMARSMQYCLERRRSPDLLLDIFDGSFYRQLLGRCVTVGAETLDHHYFSKPTDVALGLSTDGFGPFKSCKQTCWPLILFNYNLPPSIRTQLQHILCIGVIPGPNAPKELTTVITS, from the exons ATGCTTGTTGCTCCCACGTCCTCTTTGGCTGCCGCTTTGCCATCCTACCCCCTGCCCAACTCATCCTTGTTTACCTCTGGGTGTCTCAGCCTACGCAGCAGCG CATTAACCCTACACCTCCCTGAGCCGCACTTGCTCTTGTTCTCTGT TATGACATGCAGCAAACAACATTGTTCCGGGAGCAAGTGCTTTGTCTCCCTACGCACCATCTGCCGCCATCTCAAGCACGGGTGCAACCGTCAACGGCAACAACACTCTTGCCTGGTTGCCGCCACCAATGCCATTATTGAGCGTGCTTTGAACAAAGGTTGCGTTTGTCTGGACCCAAACCCACGACCTCCTACCCGTCTGTCTCGCCACTATGGTTGGCATGAGCCTCCGCGTAGCCCGCCTCCTCCTGCGCTGCGTGACCGCTTGGCTTGCCCACCCAATGACCCGCTGGCGGAGCTCCCTTGGTACTCTCCAGAGGTTGCACATCCGGATTTTTGTCATGACACCTTTGGTGTTGGTCCTGGTCCCGCCTCCCGTAGCGCCTCTCCTCAATTTGCACCCCAAGTCCCCAGACCCCCTCCAGTTGACAAAGATGACAAAGGTGCCCAGTATACGTTGCGCAATGCCTTTCCTTGGCTTGACAACCTGAATGCCAAAGAGTACCTTGTGAACAAGTTCCTCTTTCAGCTTGTGCATACGGTTG ACCACAAACTTCCTGACCACCAACAACTTCTTGTCCAGGTGTTCAACCTCAAGGTCTTGACAGACATCAGTGGTATATCCTACAGCAAGCTCCGCCGCGCCTTCCCCAACCAACTTGGCAATCTCCCCACAGAGTCCAAGCTCCAAACTTGCATTGGGGTTATCTCAGGCTTACGTGGGAGTGGCGTTGACTGTTGCATTAACTTGTGTGCTGCATATACTGGTGCTTACGCCAATGAGGTGATATGCCTGTATTGCTCTGAGCCACGCTACCAACCCAACCCTTGCCGCCCTGATTGCTGTATTCCACGTTGGCAATTCCAATACATCCCCCTTGTGCTGCAGCTCATTGCCTACTACCAAAACCCCCTCATGGCACGCAGTATGCAATATTGCTTGGAACGGCGGAGGTCACCGGACTTATTATTGGACATCTTTGATGGCTCATTCTACCGCCAGTTGCTGGGCCGTTGTGTTACTGTTGGGGCTGAGACCCTTGACCACCACTACTTTTCTAAGCCAACGGACGTGGCTCTAGGTTTATCAACAGACGGCTTTGGGCCCTTCAAATCCTGCAAGCAAACCTGCTGGCCTCTGATTCTCTTTAACTACAACCTTCCACCCTCAATTCGTACGCAACTGCAGCACATCCTGTGCATTGGGGTTATCCCTGGTCCAAATGCACCAAAAGAGCTCACaactgttataacctcctaa
- a CDS encoding Retrotransposable element Tf2 protein produces the protein MILRDYPTDPIKTLIDSGATSNFISPTLVEKLKIPKTLLENPRVVRMLDGTISQTGRIWHQVQLAVSANGHLHHIPFLVCPIGNTPAILGMTWLTSESPLINWQQGLVTFPEQVQIASEEEADPDPLADLPTQYHEFARVFGEEEFKVLPPHREYDISIDLLPDAKLSPGPIYGMTNAESRALKQHIDKELATGKIRPSTSSAGAPVMFVKKADGSLRLVVDYRKLNKVTHKNVYPLPRQDDLMAKLRNAKLFTKLDLCWGYNNVRIKEGNEWKTAFRTKYGLFEYLVMPFGLTNAPAAFQHFMNDLFRDLIDVTVVIYLDDILIFSENPEKHPEHVREVLLRLMKNQLFCKLSKCHFHVTTVDYLGIVISPTGFSMDQKKIEAVTSWPQPKTVKQVQAFLGFVNYLCQFIPHFSSVACPLHNLTKKETPWSWGTQEEEAFQELKSLVTRSLVLIHSNPDLPYYLETDASGVAMGAILSQRGEDNRLHPIAYMSKSFSGAEANYDTHDKELLAIIKALEEWRIFLEATDKAIQVFTDHRNLEYWMQARTFNQRHARWRIFLSDFNFEIHYRPGKQSGKPDALSRRADYVESTQDPEVMLPAKVFANTSEEELEIVTEIRSRLKEDPSIEPIIQFLTEDAENAPLSIQKAYQDYDWEENLLWYQGKLVVPDSEALKEQLLREFHNSPLAGHPGQQRTLELLSRNYWWPGMKSSAKEWVECCPTCQANRRAHNPVIALKPLEVPPFPFHTISYDFITGFPKSEGHDAILVVIDSFSKLGHFIPTSKKVSAKGLADLFVSHIWKLHGLPVKTISDRGTTFTGKFLRALYQQQLGIKPSFSSAYHPESDGQTERVNQFIEFYLRSYVAADHSDWVKWLPLAEYAYNNAKHSATGKTPFELIYGRNPIMNLSNIPANVPEADLVADTLAREWKEAEAALRMSKERMTKDKGTVPEYSIGEKVWLDGKNVELRTNSNKLDPKQLGPFEVLEKVSSHEYRLKLPETLKIHNVFYVGLLSRVHISPSQPFPERPPPETIEGEEEYEVEKIIDSKRQQGKWFYLIKWKGYGPEDNSWEPEELLEHSQEEIQQFNKSRLKKARDSAKSL, from the coding sequence ATGATACTGCGTGACTACCCAACGGACcctatcaaaaccctcattgactccggcgccacctccaattTTATATCCCCCACTCTAGTAGAAAAActgaaaatcccaaaaaccctacttgaaaatccacgggtagtgaggatgttagatggtaccatatctcagactggtcgcatatggcaccaggttcaacttgcggtctcggccaatggccatctcCACCacattcccttccttgtttgccccataggcaacaccccggctatccttggcatgacctGGCTCACATCAGAATCCCCCCTAATCAACTGGCAACAGGGGCTTGTCACATTCccagaacaagttcaaattgcctctgaggaagaagcggatccTGACCCCTTGGCAGACCTCCCTACccaataccatgagtttgcgagagtatttggcgaagaagaatttaaggtccttcccccccacagggaatatgacatttccATTGACCTACTTCCTGACGCCAAACTCTCACCCGGACCTATTtatggcatgaccaatgcagaatccagggcgctgaaacaacacattgacaaggagctagcaacgggcaagatccgtcctagtacctcctcagcaggcgctccggtcatgtttgtaaaaaaggcagatggctccctcagactggttgttgattatAGGAAGTTGAACAAGGTCACTCATAAAAACGTCTACCCTCTCCCTAGGCaagatgaccttatggccaaACTAAGGAACGCAAAACTCTTCACCAAGTTGGATCTTTgttggggttataacaacgtcagaattaaagaaggcaatgagtggaagacggcctttaggaccaagtatgggctatttgaatacctagtcatgccctttggcctcaccaacgccccggccgccttccaacatttcatgaatgacttgttcagggacctcattgacgtcacagtggtaatctacttggatgatatcctcatcttctcagagaACCCCGAGAAGCACCCGGAACACGTTAGGGAAGTCCTATTGAGGCTAATGAAAAACCAGTTGTTTTGCAAGCTCTCTaaatgtcacttccacgtcactacaGTCGactaccttggcattgtcatatccccgacaggtttctccatggaccagaagaagattgaggcagttacatcatggccccaacctaaaacagtcaaacaggtgCAGGCCTTCCTGGGATTTGTGAACTACCTCTGCCAATTCATCCCCCACTTCAGTTCCGTAGCTTGCCCCCTTCACaatctcacaaaaaaggaaaccccatgGTCCTGGGGAAcccaagaagaggaagcctTCCAGGAGTTGAAGTCCCTAGTCACCCGCTCCCTGGTCTTAATTCATTCAAACCCAGATCTCCCCTATtacctagaaacagatgcGTCAGgtgtagccatgggagccatcctgAGCCAACGAGGGGAAGATAACCGCCTTCATCcaattgcctacatgtccaagtcattctcaggggcagaagccaattatgacacccacgataaggaactcctggcaatAATTAAGGCActggaagaatggcggatATTCTTAGAAGCCACAGACAAGGCAATCCAGGTCTTCACAGATcacaggaacctggaatactggatgcaggccagGACGTTCAACCAAAGGCACGccagatggcgcatattcctgagtgatttcaattttgagatccattatcgcccaggaaagcaatcggggaaaccagacgccctatcAAGGAGGGCGGACTACGTAGAATCCACCCAGGACCCAGAGGTTATGCTACCGGCCaaggtctttgccaatacgtcCGAAGAGGAGCTGGAAATAGTCACGGAAATCCGTTCCAGACTAAAAGAGGACCCATCAATTGAGCCAATCATTCAATTCCTAACAGAGGATGCGGAAAATGCACCTCTGTCTATCCAAAAGGCTTACCAAGATTACGATTGGGAGGAAAACCTTCTCTGGTATCAAGGAAAATTAGTGGTCCCTGACTCTGAAGCCCTGAAAGAGCAATTActgagggaattccacaactcccccCTAGCAGGTCACCCAGGCCAGCAAAGGACCCTAGAGCTCTTgagccgcaactactggtggccgggaatgaagtcatccgccaaggaatgggtggaatgctgcCCCACTTGTCAAGCCAATCGTCGCGCCCATAATCCGGTCATagccctaaaacccttagaagttcccccctttccatttcacaccatctcctatgacttcatcacgggttttcccaagtcagaagGACATGATGCAATCCTGGTAGTTATTGACTCGTTCTCCAAGTtaggccacttcatccctaccTCAAAAAAGGTTTCAGCAAAAGGGTTGGCTGATCTCTTTGTCTCCCACATTTGGAAACTTCATGGGCTCCCCGTCAAAACTATATCAGATCGAGGAACTacattcacagggaaattccttaGGGCTCTCTACCAACAACAATTAGGAATTAAACCTTCCTTCTCCTCGGCCTATCACCCTGAATCAGACGGCCAGACGGAACGTGTCAACCAATTTATCGAGTTCTACCTAAGGTCTTATGTAGCAGCGGATCATTCAGATTGGGTTAAGTGGTTACCACTTGCGGAGTAtgcctataacaacgccaagcaCTCAGCTACTGGAAAAACCCCATTCGAATTAATTTATGGCAGAAACCCAATCATGAATCTGTCAAACATCCCTgcaaacgtcccagaagcagacctcgTGGCAGACACCCTGGccagggaatggaaggaagccgaaGCAGCCCTCAGGATGagcaaagaacggatgacAAAGGATAAAGGAACAGTCCCGGAATACTCAATAggagaaaaagtctggctagatggaaaaaacgtagaacttaggacaaattccaacaagTTAGACCCCAAGCAACTAGGTCCCTTTGAGgtattagagaaggtatccagtcaCGAGTACCGCCTCAAACTACCGGAAACccttaaaatccacaacgtattctatgtgggTTTGTTATCCAGAGTACAcatatccccaagtcaaccatttccagaaagaccccctcctgaaacaatagaaggggaagaagagtatgaggtgGAAAAAATCATcgactccaaaagacaacaggggaaatggttctacctaatcaaatggaagggttatggcccggaagacaattcctgggaaccggaagaactcctagagcacagccaagaggaaatccaacaattcaacaagtcacgactgaaaaaggctcgtgactccgccaagagcctttaa
- a CDS encoding Retrotransposable element Tf2 protein has product MARLLHNLVKKDTPWRWDTREQEAFKGLKEAITNAPVLCHADPTKPYFLEMDTSGTALGSILSQQQEDSCLHPLGFLLESFKGAKQNYNTHNKELLAIIRSFEYWQIFLEGTLHPITVFTNHRNLEYWKESRTFNCYHAQWHLLLAGYNFQIVYCPGKQSGKPDALSCQSNHANIPPDNQTMLPNPIFVNIAIVTPKKELQCQIEAALDQDKSLEEILQFLQNSQRHPHPSNKRRIVVLDVGALQTELLRIYHNSPLAGHPGRQQTLELLSCTYYWPGICANTYWHPKYSPILPQPLELPTRPWQHISYNMIVDLPKDSNNNSILVIVDSFTKYVILVECLKKLKAPALADLFLQHVWKRYGMPKKQSWIHLGIDPHFSLAYHLQSNGQTEQVNPTVKHFLRAYSGTNQKDWVKWLPMAEFAYNNAVHSSTGKSPFKALYGWEPSLTPSNVPTNVPEADDMEIKAALRQSKTRMVAREAGEPLEFKIGEEAWLDARNVKLKTLSPKLTKQRLGPFKIIEKISDQAYHLELPPTMRIHNVFYVGLLSKVRRDKKHTFENCPPPVTVDSEEEYKVEGITDAEERDGKWYFWVKWKGYGSKENTWEPQENLNTHVITHIWRGYYHIYPLSKIYSIYDAQ; this is encoded by the exons atggccaggctGTTACACAACTTGGTAAAGAAGGACACACCTTGGAGATGGGACACtagggaacaagaagccttcAAAGGCCTGAAGGAAgctatcaccaatgccccagtACTCTGCCATGCTGACCCAACCAAACCCTATTTCCTAGAGATGGACACCTCTGGCACGGCCCTGGGTTCCATACTtagccaacaacaggaagacagTTGCTTACATCCTCTGGGATTCTTGTTGGAAtccttcaaaggtgccaaacagaattacaacacccacaacaaggaactcctggcaatcatccgttcatttgaatactggcaaatcttcctggaagggaccCTGCACCCCATCACCGTGTTCACCAATCACAGGAACctagagtactggaaggagtcaagAACATTCAACTGTtaccatgcacaatggcacctcctACTAGCTGggtacaacttccaaattgtatacTGCCCTGGTAAACAGTCtggaaaaccagatgccttatCCTGCCAATCCAATCATGCCAACATTCCCCCTGACAACCAGACCATGTTACCCAACCCTATATTTGTCAACATAGCCATAGTCacacccaaaaaagagctCCAGTGCCAAATTGAGGCTgccctagaccaagacaaatcccTAGAGGAAATcttacaattcctccaaaacagtcaaaggcacccccatccatcaaacaagC GGAGAATTGTGGTCCTGGATGTGGGAGCCTTACAAACAGAGTTACTAAGGATTTAccacaacagccccttggcaggacaccctggGAGACAACAAACCCTGGAACTGTTATCATGCacctactactggccaggcatCTGCGCCAACACATATTGGCAT CCAAAGTACTCTCCCATACTGCCTCAGCCCCTTGAGCTCCCTACCAGACCATGGCAACATATATCTTACAATATGATAGTAGACTTGCCCAAAGACAGTAACAACAACTCTATCCtagtcattgtggatagttttACCAAATATGTCATCCTGGTGGAATGCTtgaaaaagctcaaagctcCAGCACTGGCAGACCTATTCCTACAGCATGTGTGGAAACGCTATGGCATGCCCAAAAAACAGTCTTGGATT CACCTagggatagacccccacttctctttggcttACCACCTGcaaagcaacggacaaacagaacaagtaaACCCCACAGTCAAACACTTCTTACGGGCTTACTCAGGAACTAATCAgaaggactgggtcaaatggttacctatggcggagtttgcctataacaacgcagtacatagcagcactgGCAAATCTCCATTTAAGGCACTATATGGATGGGAGCCCTCTCTGACCCCAAGCAATGTTCCAacaaatgtcccagaagcagatgacATG GAAATCAAGGccgcactccggcaatccaaGACACGTATGGTAGCCAGAGAAGCAGGAGAACCACTGGAATtcaaaattggagaagaggcctgGTTGGACGCCAGAAATGTGAAACTGAAAACCCTGAGTCCAAAGTTAACCAAGCAACGCCTAGGTCCCTTTAAGataattgagaaaatctctgACCAAGCATACCATCTAGAGCTTCCGCCAACCATgaggatccacaatgtcttttaTGTGGGGCTACTATCTAAAGTCAGAAGGGACAAGAAACATACCTTTGAAAATTGCCcaccaccagtcactgtggacagtgaagaggaatacaaggttgaaGGCATAACAGACGCTGAGGAAAGAGACGGGAAATGGTACTTctgggtaaaatggaagggatatgggtCCAAAgagaacacatgggaacctcaAGAGAACCTAAACACacatgtcataacccatatctggaggggttattaccatatatatccactgtcaaagatatatagtatatatgatgcacagtga
- a CDS encoding Retrotransposon-derived protein PEG10 gives MEPEPTTAALLEAILNLTNQVGSLQAQISSQGQQLAELKAICKETNNLVGDKDQGGAQTKPGPSTGPITPPTHSGGEAHTPGTVRPGLKAPFRPSRGTGFDSEDEEPRLPKKEPQGTPRRHLGYLTPFDAGSSVKQPKMDLPKPFKGDTRGRKATQWLDRMMLWVALHCNQFDEEEQMVVWILYHMTDKAADWALPIIGNIIKGKGNPPTTIQALTAKFKEAFANPDAKQATARKIAALTQTTTTSEYVTEFRNLMAELDWNTEAYIAQFVRGLHWKVKELLSTKDNIPDDDLEAIFAASVKIDNICWENEENRPKKTPAKSPVSTATTSTTTTQRVRLSEDPNYVTPEERDRRRASGLCVKCGQKGHGIKQCPNGWKATPKETAKVAQDKSEKE, from the coding sequence atggaaccggagccgaccactgccgctctccttgaggctatcctcaacctcaccaaccaagttgggtccttgcaggcccaaatatcatcccaaggccaacagctcgcagagctcaaagccatatgcaaggaaaccaacaaccttgttggtgacaaagaccagggcggagcccaaaccaagcctggcccatcgactgggcctatcacccctcctacccattCAGGGGGGGAAGctcacactccaggcacggttaggcctgggctcaaagccCCATTCCGCCcctcaagaggaacaggttTTGATTCAGAGGACGAGGAACCAAGgctccccaaaaaggagcctcaaggaacgcctagaaggcactTGGGGTATCTCACtccctttgacgcagggtccagcgtaaaacaacccaagatggacctccccaaACCCTTTAAAGGTGACACCAGGGGACGAAAAGCCACTCAGTGGCTCGATCGAATGATGCTATGGGTAGCTCTCCATTGCAATCAGTTcgacgaggaagaacagatggttgtgtggattttataccacatgacagacaaggccgctgactgggccctccccatcattgggaacatcatcaagggcaagggtaaccctcctaccaccatccaggccctaacagccaaattcaaggaagcctttgccaatcCCGACGCCAAACAAGCCACCGCTAGGAAAATTGCTGCGctcactcagacaaccactacgtctgagtatgttaccgagttccgcaatcttatggcagaacttgattggaacactgaggcgtacattgcccagtttgtgcgcggtcttcactggaaggtgaaggaactcctgtccaccaaggacaatatcccggacgacgaccttgaggctatatttgctgcctccgtcaaaatagacaacatttgttgggaaaacgaggagaaccgACCCAAGAAAACCCCCGCTAAGTCCCCGGTTTCCACagccaccacttccaccaccaccactcaacgggtccgctTATCAGAGGATCCTAACTACGTCActccggaggaaagggaccgccgccgcgcatctgGGCTGTGCGTCAAATGTGGGCAGAAGGGCCATGGAATCAAGCAGTGtcccaatggttggaaggccaCTCCCAAAGAAACTGCCAAGGTGGCCCAGGACAAGTcggaaaaagagtaa